In Rhodoferax sediminis, the sequence GTCGGAGTATGTATCGTTATGAATCAGGTGGCTGGGGGTGGCCACCTGCGAACGGGCCTGGTTGCCCGGCAGATAGCTGCAGGGGTAGGGCGCCGTTGCATAGAACTGCAAGGTTTGAAGAGGGAGATCCTTGAGGTGCGTCACGTTGGCACAGTCTTCGCGAGCAGGAGTTTGTGCCAGTATACGTGTTCGAACTGCCAGCGTGGTGCTGGCAGCACCGAGTTGTGCGCTACCTGATTTACAAAACTGGCGCGGCTGATTTCTCGCGCTCCCAGCGAGGCCAGATGGCCGGTGTTCTGCTGGCAGTCGATCAGATCGATGCCGTTATGCCTGCAAAAGCACACGAGCGCCGCCAGTGCAATCTTGGACGCATCAGGTACCCGGGTGAACATTGATTCACCAAAGAGGGCCTTGCCGAGTGCCACGCAATACAGGCCGCCCATTAGTTGCCCGTCGACCCAGGTTTCCACGCTGTGAGCCAGTCCGGCGCCATGCAGCGCCTCGTAGGCCAGCACCATGTCAGGCACGATCCAGGTGCCCGACTGGCCCGTGCGCGCGCTGGCTGAGCAAGAACGAATGACTTGCGCGAATGCACTGTCAATGCGGATATCACAGCGTGCATCGCGCTGAAAACGGTCAAGCGCCTTGCGCAGTGAACGATGCAGCTTGAAGTCGTTTACCCGCAGTACCATGCGCGGATCGGGGCTCCACCACAAGATGGGCTGGTCATCGCTGAACCACGGAAAGATGCCTTGGGAATAGGCCCGAACCAGGCTCTCGACGTCCAGCGCGCCGCCCCCCGCCAGCAACCCGGGCGCCGGGTCCGACGCACCCCAAGCCTGCTCGGGTTCCGGGAACGGAGCGCCGGGAGCCAGCCAGGGGAGCCTGGATTGGGAAGATTGCATGGTGTGCGTGAAAAGGGATGGCGCTGGGGCAATTACACACGCATCGCGGGTGCCACTCGCACCGCCACAGCCTTCAGCCTTCGCGCAAATTTCTCAGCATGCGCATACCAAACCGCAGGCGGGTTCTGTCCCAAGGGGTGAAGCGCCTGATCTGCAGTGGGTCATCGCCCTGCCGTGATGCGCCCCATTGCGTACTGAAAGCAGCGTCAAAGCCCAAGCTGCGCACCACCTCCACCGCTTGCAATGAATAATCTTCACCCGGCTTGCCGTTGGGATAAGCAAATAGCCCCACGCGCTCGCCCAGCAGTCGCTCCAGAAAAATTTGACTGTCGCTTATCTCCTGGCGAGCCTGATCCTCGCTGAGCCTGGCCAGGATGGGATGAGAAACCGTATGTGCACCAATCTGCATACCTGCCTGGTGCATGGCCTTGACTTGCAGCGAGGTCATCATCAGATCTTGCGGCAGTTGCACTTGGGCCAGCCGGGCGATTTGTTCAGTGACACTGATGCGCTGCGCAAGCGGCTGGTACTTGACTTGATCAATGAGCGCCGCAATCGCCGCCCGCTTGTCGGCGAGGGTGGTGACGGGGTGTCGCCCCAAATTCAGCGAAGAAAAATCCAGCAGTGGGCTTGTGCCGTTACGAACCGTCTCAATGATGGTGTCGTTCCACATGCGCCCGCCATTGAGAAAGCCGGTGGCGATAAAGAAGGTAGCCGTGAGCCCATGCCGCTGCAGTATGGGCATCGCCACCTCAAAGTTATCGGCATAACCGTCGTCAAAGGTGATGCAGGCGGCACGTACGGGCAGCGTGCCGGCTTTGAGTCTTATCACTGCCTGGTCTAGCGGCAGCACGTTAAACCACGACTTGAGCCAGCCGCAAACCTCGGCAAACCGGCGAGCGTCCATTTCGTCAGGGAAGAGTGGATCTGGTGCGGGCAAGACGCGATGAAAAATCAGCGTTGACAGACGCGCACCGGCACCAGCGGGCGACATCCATTGCAAAAGTGTCTTCACCATGAATCAAGCGGGTCTGGCAGGGGCAGCCAAACCCGGAACGGTCTTCCAGCCCGGGGCATAGACCGGCTCGGTAAGCCAGTATTCCTTTTCAACCCATACCCGTGTGAGCACCACCATAACCATGACGTCGTAGGGCAAATCGAAATAGGACAGGCTCAAAAAAGCGCCGCCAACGGCATAGCCGGCCAGCGATACCTGGCAAAGCATGCCGAGCTCGCTGCACCAGCGAGTCTCTGGTGCCGAAAATTTTTGCCGCTTGAGCCAGCCCGCCGCACGCCAGGTGGCCGCGAGTAAGCCTAAAAACAGAAAAAGTCCCACGAAGCCGTGATTGCCGAGCACCTCGAAATAAATGCTGTGCGCGGCGCGAACACCCGCGCCCGTCTGATAAGGTGAATAAAGGGCAAATAGCTCCGGCCGAGCGCCATTGAAGCCAACCCCAAAGGGGTAGTGAAATGCGCTGTTCCATGCACTCCACCATGCACTGATCCGCCCCATTGCGGAAGCATCCTGTTGGTAATTATCAATGGTGGCCATGCGATTCACCCAGGAATCAGGCATAAACATGATGAGCGGTACTGACACAACGAGAAGTGCCAAGCCGACGCGAAGCTTGCTCTTGCTGTTCCACCACAAATAGAACGCCATGGCTGAAATCGCCAAAAGAGCACCACGCGATTGCGACCCTAAAGCCGATGCGGCGCACAGAACCATCGCGGCCATCATGCCGTGGCGTGCCCATGCCTTGTGAAGCTGAAGCTGCAGGAATCTGAGCAAGGGAATGGTCATCACCAAGGCGGCAGCAAACTCGTTGTTGTCTTCAATAAAGGAGCCGGGCGGGCCCCACACATGGAAGTCGCCACCCGACATGAGTGTAAAAATCCCGCCTTTGATACCCAACAGTGCCATCGAGCCGGCGCAGACCCACATCAGCGCGAAGATGTGTTGCTTCCGGTGCAGCAGCATCAACGAAATGATGACCATGAAGTCAATCTTCATGACCTTCTTCCACTGTGCGTAATCACCGGCTGGATCAAGTCCCATCAACCACGAGATGGTCATCCAGACCATGAACACAACCAGCCACGTCACGGGGCTGGCCTTGAACGGTGACTCGCGGTCTTTGGTTATCAGCAAACCCAGCAACACGCTGGCTGCAGCGATGGCCGCCAAAGGCGCGTTATAAGCAAAACCCCACGTGTAACGATGCGGATTCATGATGCTGAGCCAGGTCCACAGCATGATGCCGATCCAGGGGCGCCGCAGTGCTGCCAATGCGGCCACCATAACGATAGCGACGACGAGAATGTCACGCATGGCTGATCACGTACCGGAATTTGCCAGATTTTTCGGCGGGGATGTTGTCAACACGATCCACCACCACGGCCACATCAGGGCCTAGACGTTGCTTGAACTCACTGACAATCTGGTCCAAGGCGCCGGACGCAAAGTTGTCATCCGTCACCAGTAGCACACGGGTGAGCGCCCGAGATTCCTGTATCACTTTGAAAGACTTGACGCCAGCCAGATCACGTAAGATGTAAATGAGCGACAGGCCATGCATTACCGTGCCATCTGCGGCGATCACGAAGTCGGTGCTGCGGCCCTGGATGTCTTCCAACAGCGGCAGGCCGCGACCGCAGTTGCAAGGTGTAGTGCCCAATACGCCAATATCACCAGTGCGATAGCGAATGAAGGGGAATTCATTGGTTGACAGGTGGGTAACGACGATCTCACCGGCTACGCCCGGAGGTTGAACCTGCCCGGCCCCGTTGACGATTTCCACCACGATGTCGTCTGCTGTCAGATGCATGCCTCCGGCGGGACACTCATGGGCGATGAAACCGGCGTCGCGGCCGCCATAACCGTTGGCAACCCGACAACCAAACACCTGGCTGATGGTCGCGCGTTGTTCGTCATACAGGAGCTCTGAGGTGACGAAGGCTACCTTGATGCCAAGGTCACTCATAAGTACGCCGCGCTTTTGGGCATGCATGGCAATGTGGGTCAAAGCCGAAGGATAGCCAAACAGCATGCGGGGCTTGACGCTGCGAATGGTGGCAATGAACTGGTCGAGCTTGGGCTCGGACATCTCAAACGCGGGCAATAACTGGGTGCGCAGAAGTTTGTCGCGCCAGTGCTTGAGGTGGTCCTGTTTGCTTAGCTCAATGGGCGAGCCCCAGACCACGATTTCAGGGTCACCAACATCAACATCCCACCAGCGGGTGGCGCGCCACTTGGCCGCGACGTCATGGCTGATGCGTTTTTTGCCAATGAAAAAAACCAGCGGTTCACCGGATGAGCCGCCCGTGTTGAAGCGGGTCATGCCTTGGGCATGGGCGTGCCTGAGCGCATTGGTATTGGCGCGAATGATAGTTTTGGTGAGCAACGGCAGGCGTTGCAAATCGGCCGTGCTTTGAATGCTGGCTGGATCAAAGCCTAACTGTGCAAAAAGGTCGTGGTAGTAAGGCACATTGGCCGCCGCATCCCGCAAGAGATCACGCAAGCGCCGCAACTGAAAAGCCACAAGCCGGTCCGCCGGCCACCATTGGGCCTCTTCCATAAGGCGTCTTAACGCTACCGTGTCGTGGCGCTTCAAGCGCTCATGCAGGGGGAACAAAAGCGTTGAGACAAAAGACGTATACAAATTCATGTACTCCCTGTTGACCAGTGCGGTGGCTGCGCAATGGCTCGCCGATAAACATCGCTTAGCACTGGCCGCACGTACAACCAAGTGTAGCGTTGCGCCTCTTGCAAGCCAGCCTGCGCACGTTGCTGCCAAAGAGTTTTATTTGACAATAGCGCCAAGCAGGCTTGCGCCATGGCAGCTGGGTTCGCAGGCGGCACCAGCGAGGCGGTGACACCATCCTGTGCGAGATAAGGAATGCCTCCAACATTTGTACTGACCACCGGCACTCCGCTGGCCCATGCTTCCAGCACAGAATTGGGCATGTTGTCGGCCAAGCTTGGGTTGAGCATGATGTCGGCACTGCGGTAAAGCGCGGCCATGGCGTCATGCTCAAGGCGGCCGGTGAACTGCACTACACTGGTTAGCCCCATATCTTGAACCGACTGGCGCAGGCGGTGCTCGTCGGGGCCGCTACCGGCAATGGTCAGGCGGACTTGGGGAAAGCTGGCTCTAATCGTTTGGAGAGCCCGAATAGCGGTCAGGTTGTCGTACAGCGGCTCCAGGTTTCGTGCGACCACCAGGTGGGGTGAACCCGCGCGAACGGGGCTGTCTGAATTTTTGTGTTCAAGGCGCTGGGTAGACTTGTCCACGGCGGCGAGCGTCGCTTGCGACGAACGCACGCCGCGGTGGGCAAGTCGGTGCCACATCTTAAGCGGCAACCTTCGTGAAGCGATCTTCATAGAGGATCGCAAATTGGTTCATTGCCTCCTTCCAGTCGCGAGCCGCGTGGCCCCAACCAACGGTGATGTTGCGCAGTGCCAGCCAGATCAGCTTCGTGGCCGCGTCGTCGCTCGGGAAGTGCCCGCGCGTCTTGATGATCTTGCGCAGGCGCGCGTTCACGCTCTCGATCGCGTTGGTGGTGTAGATCACCCTGCGCACCGCCGGCGGGAAGGCGAAGAAGGGAATGACGTGCGCCCACGCTCGACGCCACGAGGCGACCACGGTGGGGAATTTGCGGCCCCACGCTCCCGTCTCGAAAGCATCGAGCTCGGCCTGCGCCGCCTCGGCGCTGGGCGCGGTGTAGATCGGCCGGATCGCTGCGGCCAGCGCCTTTCTGTCCTTCCAGGTCGCGTAGTCGAGGCTGTTGCGGATCAGATGCACGATGCAGGTCTGCAGTGTGGTGGCCGGGAACACGGCAGCCAGGGCCTCGGGCATGCCCTTGAGGCCATCAGTGACGGCGATCAGTATGTCATTGACACCCCGGGTCTTGAGGTCGTTGAACACTTTCATCCAGAACTTGGCGCCCTCGGTGCCCTCGATCCACAACCCCAGGATGTCGCGCGTGCCGTCGGGCAACACGCCCAGGGCCAGGTAGATGGCCTTGTTGCGCACCACGGCATCCTCCTTGATCTTCACGCGCAGGGCATCAAAGAACACCACCGGGTACAGCGGCTCGAGCGGGCGGGCCTGCCAGGCCGTGACCTCAAGCATCACAGCCTCGGTCACGCTGCTGATGAATTCGGCGGAAACCTCGGTGCCGTAGGACTCCAGCAGGAAGCCCTGGATCTCGCGCATGGTCATGCCGCGCGCGTACATGGCGATGATGTGGTCGTCGAATCCGGTGAAGCGCCGCTCGTGCTTGGGAATGAGGATCGGCTCGAAGCTGGCGTCGCGGTCGCGCGGCACCTCGATGCGCACCGGCCCTTCGCCGGTGAGCACGGTCTTGGCGCTGCGCCCGTTGCGCTGGTTGGCCCCTGCATCGGGCCTGGCGGCGCCGGCAGCGTAGCCCAGGTGATGGCCCAGCTCGGCGCCCATGGCGCGCTCGATCAGGGCTTTCTTGAAGGCCATGGAGGCCGCATTCACGGCCTCCCCGGTCATCGGACCAGTGACAAACTGGTCAATCAGTTCCTTGGGGATCTTCGGCAGCGCCGCACTCTTGGCCGCGATGGCCGCATTCTTCAATTTCGTCTTGCTTGGCATAAATGGTCCTGTAGGTCATATTTATGCCTCAAACACAAAATTCAGGACAGGCTCGCGCGAACCGGTGCGCGAGGATGAAAACGACTGAGGTCAACAATGTTCGGAACAATACCGGCCACCATACCGAATTGGGCAAAAACGCCTTGCAAAAACCCCGATGGCACAACCAATGCACGAGTCTGGCGCATCGTGAAGCGAACCAGTAACCCGGCGCGCTGAAGAAACCCTTCCGCCTCGCCACCCCGGTAATTGACTACTACGGGAACGCCACGAATGCGTGCCACCCAAACGGCCGGGGCAGCAAACAAATGCCATGACCAGCCGGAGTTGGCCATGACGTGAAAAATATCAACCTGCCCCGCGGCTCGCCAAAGACCCACCAAATAAGGGACAAGTCTGAATCCGGCGCGCAGCACCGGGACCCGACCGGCCCATCTTGGGCGATAAGGCGCGTTGACCTGGATGGTGATGACGGTTGCCCCCGCCGCCGCCAACAAGTCGGCTAGTTGTCGCGTCTGATTGGCCATGCCGCCCGAAGGGGGCGGCAGAGGGCCGATGAGACCTATATGAAGCCCGGAGAGTCCAGACAAGGCAGGCGTCATGACGCGCCTGCCGACGAGGTGTAGACGTTGGCGTAGTTGGCTACGCTGCGAGTCCAGTTGCGTTCTCCTTCCACAAAACACCTGCCTGCCGCGCGCATGGTGGGCCAACTAATCTGGTTGGCCAACAGATCAACTATCGTTTGCGTCAATGCATCAACGCTGCCCGACTTGAACAGCATGCCGGTTTCACCATGGCGAATCAGTTCCTTGTGGCCACCCACGTCCGACGCAACCAGCAAGCGGCCTTGAGCCATGGCTTCAAGGGGCTTGAGGGGGGTAACCAGTTCGGTCAGGCGCATGGAATGGCGCGGATAGGCCAGTACGTCCACCAAGTCGTAGTAGCGATGCACCTCGGCGTGCGGCACGCGACCGGTAAAAACCACCTTGTCGGCCACGCCCAGGCGCTGGGCCTGGACCTTGAGTGTCGTATCTTGCGGGCCACCGCCCACCAGCAGCACACGCACCTCGGGGCGCTGCAGCAGAATGCCCGGCAAAGCATTCAGCAGCAGGTCGAGTCCTTCATAAGCGTAGAACGAACCAATGAAACCGATGACGCTGGCGCCACTCAACCCAAGCCGGGCCTTGAGCGCGGTCTCGGGCTGGCCACCGGGTTCAAACGATTCGATGTCCACCGCGTTGGGAATGACAGTCACTTTGGGGGCGGGGATGCCGCGGCCAACGATATCGCTGCGCAGGCCTTCGCAAATGGTGAAAACATGGTGAGCGCGCTTGAGGGCGCGGGTCTCCAGCCAGCGGGTCAGGTGGTAGCGCAGGCTGCCATCCGACGTGGTGCCGTGGTCCACGGCAGCGTCTTCCCAAAAGGCACGCACTTCATACATCACCGGTATGCCAAGGCGCTTGCCCACGCGCAGCGCAGGCAGGGCATTGAGCACCGGGGAATGGGCGTGGATGATGTTAGGCCGCACTTGTGCGACTACTTGTTGCAGGCGGCGCTCCAGTTTGCGCATGAGGGCGATTTGACCCCAACCGGGTAGTCGGCCGGCCGGCACGGCCGGGCAACGGTAGAAGTGCCAGCCGTCTACGTCTTCTTCAAGCACATCGCAGCTGGTTTGCTTGGGGCTGGTGAGGTGAAAGGTTTCCCAGCCCAGCTTGCGCTGCTCGCGCAGGATGGAGAGCGTGCGAAAGGTGTAGCCACTATGCAGCGGGATGGAGTGATCGAGCACGTGGAGGATGCGCAGGCTCATGACGACGCGAGGATTGGATCGCCGCAACCTGTGGCCTCGAGAGGAGAAGGAGCGTCAACCACTTGGCGCAAAAAGGCTTCGAACATCAGCAACGTCCACAGTGGCGCGCTGTAGTCCCGAGCACCAGACTGGTGCGCCTCCACCAGATGTTCCAGGTAAACCGGGTTGAACCAGCCGGTGGCAGCCAGCCGTTCGCCCAGCACCGCGTCGCGCACGCGCTGCTTCAGGGGACCTCGGAACCAGCGTGCCAGCGGCACGGCAAAACCCATCTTGGGCCGGTATAGCACATCTTGTGGCAAGTACGGCTCCATTGACTTTTTGAAAAGATACTTGCCCTCCTGCCCGCTGATTTTGTGACTCGACGGCAACGTGGCGAGCCACTCCACCAGCTCATGGTCCATCAAGGGCTCGCGCACTTCCAGAGAGTGCGCCATGCTGGCGCGGTCCACCTTGGTGTTGATATCACCGACCAGATAGGTTTTGAGGTCCAGGTATTGAATCAGGGCCAGTGGGTCGTCGGTGCCGGCCTGGGCCGCGTGGCGGTTGAACACCTCTTGCGCGTCATAGCCGGCCAACGCCGACTTGAAATTTTGGCTGAATAGCGCCTCTCGCATGGGGCCACGCAGAATGGAAACGGTGTGAAAGTAGGCCTCCACCGAGGTGCGCGCCAGCCCCTCAAAAGTGGTTTTGGCGCGAAACATGCGCGGTGCCCAGTCGGCCTTGGGGTAGAGCTCGCCCAACAGGCCAAATACCGGGCCGCGCACACTCTGCGGTATGGCGGCGCGCATGCGCTCTTCCATCAGATGCAGGCGATAGCGCCGGTAGCCGCCGAAGGATTCGTCGCCACCGTCCCCCGACAGGGCCACGGTGACGTGCTTGCGCGCGAGCTGGCAGACCCGGTAGGTGGGAATCGCCGAACTGTCGGCATAGGGTTCGTCGTACAGGCGCGCCAGCGTGTCGATGAGGTCAAAATCATCGCTCTTGACGATCTCGAGACGATGGTTGGTGTGGTAACGGTCGGCCACGGTTTGCGCAAACGCAGACTCGTTAAAGGCCGGGTCGTCAAAGCCGATGGAGCAGGTGTTAACGGGTTCTGGCGACAAGCCAGCCATGACGGCGACCACGGCGCTGCTGTCCACCCCGCCCGAGAGGAAGGCGCCGAGCGGCACTTCGGCAATCATGCGCAGTCGCACGGACTCTTGCAGGCGCTGCACCAGCTCGGCTTGGGCATCGGCCCCGGAGATGGGGTTGTCCAGGCTGAACCTGACGTCCCAGTAAGCTACGGGCTCGCCCATCGGCTGGCCGCGCACAATGGTCAAGGTGTGGGCGGGTGAAAGTTTTTTGGCCTGCTTGAAAATGGTGCGTGGCTCGGCCACGTAACCCAGCGCAAAATATTCTTCCACGGCCAGCGGATCAATGTCGCGGCGCAGGCCGCTATGGGCCAGGAGGGACTTGAGTTCGGAGCCGAACAGCAGGGTGCCGTTATCGAGCAGCGCGTAATACAGGGGTTTGACGCCCAGCCGGTCACGCGCCATGAAGAAAGTCTGCCGGTTGCGGTCCCACAGCGCAAAGGCAAACATGCCGCGGAAACGCTTGGCACAGTCGGCCCCCCAGGATTCCCAGGCGTGAACAATGACTTCGGTGTCGCTCTTGGTGTGAAACACATGGCCCAGGGCCTGTAGCTCGGGAATGAGTTGCTGGTAGTTGTAGATTTCACCGTTGAAGACCACCACGACGGAACCATCTTCGTTGAATAGCGGTTGCTGCCCGGTGGCAATGTCGATGATGGACAGGCGCCGATGGCCGAGACCCACGCCGGGCTCAATGTGCAAGCGACCATCGTCCGGGCCGCGGTGCAATTGCGAGTCGTTCATGCGCTGAAGCACAGCGCTGCTGATAGCACTGCTGCCGCGGGTGTCAAAGATGCCGGTAATGCCGCACATTGGGTTTATTGATGTTGCCGGGCGGATCGTACAGGGCACAAGCGGCGCAATTGCCGGTCATACACCCGCTGGTAGGTCGACACCATCACCTGCAGGCTGAAGATGGTTTGCGCCCGCTGACGACCTGCCTGGCCCATGTTGCGGGCCCGCTGAGGATTGGAGGCCAGCGCCACGAGGTGCAGGGCCATGGCCCGGGGATCAGAAGGAGAAGTAAGGGATCCCGTCTGCCCCTGTAGCACCAGGTCGGCGTTGCCGCCCACGGCCGTGGCGACTACGGGCAAGCCACTGGCCATGGCCTCCAGGATGGTGTTGGAAATACCCTCTGCCAGCGAAGGCAGCGCAAAGGCATGCAAGCCACGCATGATGTCGGCTACATCAGTGCGCTGGCCCGGTAACCAGGCCATTGCGCCCAGTCCCGCTGTGTCCAGCACATTCTGTACCTGTGCGCGTAACGGGCCATCCCCTACCATGATCAGGCGTACGCGTTGCCTGAGTTCAGGGACAAGCGCCATGGCGTGCACAAAAGCATGTGCCAGCATGAGTTGATCCTTGACGGCTTGCATGCGGCCCACGGTACCCACCAGCCAGTGCTGCGCCGGGTCAAACGGGCAACCAGCGATGGGTTGCGGGCCATCCTGCGCCGGCCGAAAGCGATCAGTATCCACGCCATTGCACGTCTGCGTGATAGCGTCTGGTGAGACATGTACCTTATCAACCAGATAGTCCGCCAGATCGCGCGACAACGCTGTGTAGTGGTGAACAAAGGGCTTGTAGAGCCGTCGCATGCGCTGGTAGGCAACATTACTGCCGTCCAGGTCCCCCACGTCGCGGCCATGTTCGCCGTGTATGCGAACCGGCACGCCAGCCGCCCAGGCGGGCACCTGCGCTTCCAGCGCGGCGAGGTTCCGGCTGTGCACGATGGTGGGGCGCAATTGGCGGAATAAGTTGAACAGCCTTGGGTACTGCCAGAAGCCGTGACCCGGTGGCTTGTGCAGCGAGATGAAATCGACGTCGGTACGCTCAATACGCTGACGGAAATCGGTGACCTCAGTCAACGCCAGTACCGTATGCCGGTATGCGTGCGCCGGCATGTGATTGATAAGATTGACGATACCATTCTCAAGACCGCCTGTGTCAAAACGATACATCACGTGAAGCACCAAAGGGCGTGGGTCTGGCATTTACAGGCGCCAGAGTCTGTAGCCGGCGCCTTCGATGGCATGGCGGTCGAAAGCGGCCTTGACGTCGATAAATGCGCCCCCCCTGACGAGTTTTCGACCAAAGTCATCAACAGTCAGCGCGATAAATTCGCGGTGAGCCACGGCGGCCACAATCGCGTCGGCCCGGGGCAAATCGTTCCATGGCAGCAGCGGGACACCATATTCGCGCACAGCTTCATCCGACTCGGCGCGCGGGTCGGTCACACACACTTCTACACCATAGGTTTTGAGCTCATTGATGATGTCAATCACCTTCGAGTTGCGCAGGTCGCCACAGTTTTCCTTGAAGGTGAGTCCGAGTACGTTCACTTTGGCGCCTTTGACATAGCTGCCGGTTGCGATCATGTGCTTGATGGTCTGCTCGGCAATGAACTTGCCCATGCCGTCGTTGATGCGTCGACCCGCCAAAATGACTTGCGGGGTGTAGCCCAGCATTTCGGCCTTGTGGGTCAGGTAGTAGGGGTCAACGCCAATGCAATGGCCGCCCACCAGGCCGGGTTTGAAATTAAGAAAATTCCATTTGGTACCGGCCGCCGCGAGCACCCCGGTAGTGTCGATACCGAGCTTGTCGAAGATGATGGAGAGCTCGTTCATCAGCGAAATATTCAAATCACGCTGCGTGTTCTCGATCACCTTGGCGGCCTCCGCGGTTTTGATGTCCGATGCGCGATGGACGCCAGGCAGGATGATGGTTTCATACAGCGCAGCAACTTTATTCAGCGTCTCAGGGGTGTCGCCCGCCACGATTTTTAGGATTTTGGTGAGGGTGTGCTCTTTGTCGCCGGGGTTGATGCGTTCAGGCGAATAGCCCACAAAAAAATCCTGCTTCCACTTCAGGCCAGACTCGCGCTCCAGTACCGGAATGCAAACTTCTTCGGTGGCGCCAGGGTAAACCGTGGATTCATAGACCACGATGGCCCCTTTTTTCATATGACGCCCGACGCTGGTGCTGGCGCCAATGAGCGGGCGAAAATCAGGGATGTGAGCATTGTCCACCGGCGTAGGAACAGCCACGACGATGATGTCGGCCTCGGCCAGCAAAGTGGGGTCTGCGGTGTAGACAGCATGGGGAGAAGCCTGCATTTCATCGTCCGTCAATTCACGGGAGGGGTCAACACCTCTCAGGCATGACTCAACTTTGAACTCGGCAATATCAAACCCGATGGTGCGAAAGTGTTTGCCAAACTCCACCACCAGAGGCAAACCCACATAACCCAAACCGATTACGGCGACCACAGACATCACAAAACCTCCAGGAAATTATTAAAAATCATTGCTGCCGGGTTTTCAGCAGAAGCTCGTTGATGACCGTATAGTTCGTCGCCAAAAAAGACGCCAGTGCAGCTTCAGCGCCTCCGGCCTGATTTTTAGGGCTGTAAACAATGATGACTGCAGAGTCATCGCCTCGCCCCGTCAAACGATAAAACGCACTATAGGCTTTGGCAAGGTAATCACTGGCGGTCAGCGTGCCGTTGACCCAGTATATTTGCCATGCCACCAGACGTGGTGGGTTTACTTGCGAATAAAGGTCCGTTCCACGCAGTTCGGCAGCCCGCACGTCCACCGTCTGCCCGCCCACAGTAATGGAACGACTGCCGCTGGCAACCTGAGCCCATTGCGGATCCTTGCTGACGACCAGGACGTTGCTGGAACTGACCAGCTTGCGGTCGTAGTCCTGGTGCCGATAGTAGCCCACGTATAGCCCAACGGTGTGGTCCTGGCTGGCATAACTGCTGTTGATCTCGGCGGACGGGTTGTGGAACGCAGGTTTGAAGCCTGCTCCAACTTGAGGCACTTCGTGCCAGTCGCCGGCCAGTGCCCGGGG encodes:
- a CDS encoding XrtA/PEP-CTERM system amidotransferase gives rise to the protein MCGITGIFDTRGSSAISSAVLQRMNDSQLHRGPDDGRLHIEPGVGLGHRRLSIIDIATGQQPLFNEDGSVVVVFNGEIYNYQQLIPELQALGHVFHTKSDTEVIVHAWESWGADCAKRFRGMFAFALWDRNRQTFFMARDRLGVKPLYYALLDNGTLLFGSELKSLLAHSGLRRDIDPLAVEEYFALGYVAEPRTIFKQAKKLSPAHTLTIVRGQPMGEPVAYWDVRFSLDNPISGADAQAELVQRLQESVRLRMIAEVPLGAFLSGGVDSSAVVAVMAGLSPEPVNTCSIGFDDPAFNESAFAQTVADRYHTNHRLEIVKSDDFDLIDTLARLYDEPYADSSAIPTYRVCQLARKHVTVALSGDGGDESFGGYRRYRLHLMEERMRAAIPQSVRGPVFGLLGELYPKADWAPRMFRAKTTFEGLARTSVEAYFHTVSILRGPMREALFSQNFKSALAGYDAQEVFNRHAAQAGTDDPLALIQYLDLKTYLVGDINTKVDRASMAHSLEVREPLMDHELVEWLATLPSSHKISGQEGKYLFKKSMEPYLPQDVLYRPKMGFAVPLARWFRGPLKQRVRDAVLGERLAATGWFNPVYLEHLVEAHQSGARDYSAPLWTLLMFEAFLRQVVDAPSPLEATGCGDPILASS
- a CDS encoding TIGR04063 family PEP-CTERM/XrtA system glycosyltransferase — translated: MRILHVLDHSIPLHSGYTFRTLSILREQRKLGWETFHLTSPKQTSCDVLEEDVDGWHFYRCPAVPAGRLPGWGQIALMRKLERRLQQVVAQVRPNIIHAHSPVLNALPALRVGKRLGIPVMYEVRAFWEDAAVDHGTTSDGSLRYHLTRWLETRALKRAHHVFTICEGLRSDIVGRGIPAPKVTVIPNAVDIESFEPGGQPETALKARLGLSGASVIGFIGSFYAYEGLDLLLNALPGILLQRPEVRVLLVGGGPQDTTLKVQAQRLGVADKVVFTGRVPHAEVHRYYDLVDVLAYPRHSMRLTELVTPLKPLEAMAQGRLLVASDVGGHKELIRHGETGMLFKSGSVDALTQTIVDLLANQISWPTMRAAGRCFVEGERNWTRSVANYANVYTSSAGAS
- a CDS encoding TIGR03088 family PEP-CTERM/XrtA system glycosyltransferase; translation: MPDPRPLVLHVMYRFDTGGLENGIVNLINHMPAHAYRHTVLALTEVTDFRQRIERTDVDFISLHKPPGHGFWQYPRLFNLFRQLRPTIVHSRNLAALEAQVPAWAAGVPVRIHGEHGRDVGDLDGSNVAYQRMRRLYKPFVHHYTALSRDLADYLVDKVHVSPDAITQTCNGVDTDRFRPAQDGPQPIAGCPFDPAQHWLVGTVGRMQAVKDQLMLAHAFVHAMALVPELRQRVRLIMVGDGPLRAQVQNVLDTAGLGAMAWLPGQRTDVADIMRGLHAFALPSLAEGISNTILEAMASGLPVVATAVGGNADLVLQGQTGSLTSPSDPRAMALHLVALASNPQRARNMGQAGRQRAQTIFSLQVMVSTYQRVYDRQLRRLCPVRSARQHQ
- a CDS encoding nucleotide sugar dehydrogenase, with product MSVVAVIGLGYVGLPLVVEFGKHFRTIGFDIAEFKVESCLRGVDPSRELTDDEMQASPHAVYTADPTLLAEADIIVVAVPTPVDNAHIPDFRPLIGASTSVGRHMKKGAIVVYESTVYPGATEEVCIPVLERESGLKWKQDFFVGYSPERINPGDKEHTLTKILKIVAGDTPETLNKVAALYETIILPGVHRASDIKTAEAAKVIENTQRDLNISLMNELSIIFDKLGIDTTGVLAAAGTKWNFLNFKPGLVGGHCIGVDPYYLTHKAEMLGYTPQVILAGRRINDGMGKFIAEQTIKHMIATGSYVKGAKVNVLGLTFKENCGDLRNSKVIDIINELKTYGVEVCVTDPRAESDEAVREYGVPLLPWNDLPRADAIVAAVAHREFIALTVDDFGRKLVRGGAFIDVKAAFDRHAIEGAGYRLWRL